One genomic segment of Tripterygium wilfordii isolate XIE 37 chromosome 9, ASM1340144v1, whole genome shotgun sequence includes these proteins:
- the LOC120006595 gene encoding dr1-associated corepressor-like, with product MRKKLDTRFPAARIKKIMQADEDVGKIALAVPVLVSKALELFLQDLCDRTYEITLQRGAKTMSSLHLKHCVQSYNVFDFLRDIVSKVPDYGHGHGHSDAPADDRSVSKRRKATGDECNDSDEESKKSRMHEVSQAGSSGRGRGRGRGRGRGRGARNIERESSHREMELESCAAPQESMKNNLSPGGLVDNGPELKEPVKENKVGADVAGPAPLNFDLNADVNENENAKAAAAAAAGNASSAEPTTGLKHEEYPGWSLPEMDKMAIDPLQLAKISKRLDEDEDDYDEEEVEE from the exons ATGAGGAAGAAGCTCGATACAAGATTCCCAGCT GCTCGCATAAAAAAGATAATGCAAGCTGATGAGGATGTTGGGAAGATAGCACTGGCTGTGCCTGTTTTAGTTT CTAAAGCATTGGAACTGTTTTTACAAGACCTTTGTGACCGTACATATGAGATaactctccagagaggagcaaAGACTATGAGTTCATTGCATTT AAAGCATTGTGTACAGAGCTACAATGTGTTCGATTTTCTGAGGGACATTGTCAGCAAGGTTCCCGACTATGGTCATGGTCATGGCCATTCTGATGCTCCTGCTGACGATAGAAGTGTGTCCAAGAGAAG GAAGGCTACCGGGGATGAGTGCAATGACAGTGACGAAGAGTCAAAGAAAAGCAGGATG CATGAGGTGAGCCAGGCTGGCAGCAGTGGCAGAGGGAGAGGCCGGGGCCGAGGGAGAGGTCGAGGACGAGGTGCTCGCAACATAGAAAGAGAATCCTCTCATCGTGAGATGGAATTGGAGTCGTGTGCAGCTCCTCAGGAGAGCATGAAAAACAATTTGAGTCCCGGAGGTTTGGTAGATAATGGTCCTGAGTTGAAGGAACCtgtgaaagaaaataaagtggGAGCTGATGTTGCTGGTCCAGCACCATTGAACTTTGACCTGAATGCCGATGTAAATGAGAACGAGAACGCAAAAGCTGCtgctgcagcagcagcaggcaATGCGTCATCGGCAGAGCCAACTACCGGACTCAAACATGAAGAGTATCCTGGTTGGTCTCTTCCAGAAATGGACAAGATGGCCATTGATCCTCTTCAGCTTGCTAAGATTAGCAAGCGGTTGGATGAGGACGAGGACGACTATGAcgaagaagaagtagaagagTGA
- the LOC120005434 gene encoding galactoside 2-alpha-L-fucosyltransferase-like, with amino-acid sequence ICTGSVNKPAQTTSSPSNKLLGGLLAPGLDEQSCLSRYQYFRYRKSSYKPSSGLISRLRNYEQLHKRCGPYTESYNKSLQQVHSGHIGNSSDCKYVVWTPSNGLGNRMIAIASSFLYALLTNRVLLLQHVTDIDMADLFCEPFPNSTWFLPMDNPFNNELKKFNKVYRYKYGNMVMNNMINTSTEPPPTHLYHYISFDYEDQDKVFYQDEHQAFLTKVPWLILKSDEYYAPYFFLMKTFRQELDKLFPRKDTVFHHLGRYLFLPSNEAWGLITRFYDAYLAKADERIGVQIRVVDTKGNPPQNIMDEILTCFSREKILPDIMETQNSSMVPTVRNQNSTKAVLIASLFPQYYENIRSRYWSRPTVTGDVIGVYQPSHEEYQQFGNNMHNVKAWAEMNLLSLCDVLLTSSWSTFGYIAQSLGGLKPWMLYTTDSRVKHDPPCRQALSMEPCFHFPPIHDCQAKYKVGNRFVFPPFNDCKPHVNLDAETSDPDHVKHCEDATFGYKLVDND; translated from the coding sequence ATATGTACAGGTTCAGTAAATAAGCCCGCCCAGACAACCAGCAGTCCAAGTAACAAACTTCTTGGAGGACTTCTGGCTCCTGGGTTGGATGAACAGTCTTGCTTAAGCAGGTATCAGTACTTCCGGTACCGAAAAAGTTCTTATAAGCCTTCCAGCGGTCTCATTTCCAGATTAAGAAACTATGAACAACTTCACAAACGCTGTGGACCTTATACTGAATCCTACAATAAGTCCCTCCAACAAGTTCACTCTGGTCACATTGGCAATAGCTCAGACTGTAAGTATGTTGTCTGGACTCCTTCAAATGGACTGGGAAATAGGATGATAGCAATTGCTTCATCATTTCTTTATGCTCTTCTCACAAACCGAGTACTGCTTCTCCAGCATGTGACTGACATTGACATGGCCGATTTGTTCTGCGAGCCTTTTCCAAATTCAACATGGTTTCTGCCCATGGACAATCCTTTCAATAATGAACTGAAGAAGTTCAATAAGGTCTATCGATATAAATATGGGAACATGGTaatgaacaacatgataaaCACTTCGACAGAGCCACCTCCAACACATCTATATCATTACATTTCTTTCGATTACGAAGATCAGGACAAGGTTTTCTACCAGGATGAACATCAAGCTTTTCTGACAAAAGTTCCTTGGTTGATTTTGAAGTCTGATGAATATTATGCCCCTTATTTTTTCTTGATGAAAACTTTCAGGCAGGAACTAGACAAATTGTTCCCTCGCAAAGATACAGTTTTTCACCATCTGGGTCGCTATCTTTTCCTTCCCTCAAACGAGGCTTGGGGTCTAATTACCAGGTTCTATGATGCTTACCTGGCCAAGGCAGATGAGAGGATTGGGGTCCAAATCAGAGTTGTTGATACAAAAGGTAATCCACCTCAAAATATTATGGATGAAATCTTAACCTGCTTTTCAAGGGAAAAGATTCTGCCAGATATCATGGAGACTCAAAATTCTTCTATGGTTCCTACAGTCAGGAACCAGAACAGCACAAAAGCTGTTCTGATAGCATCTCTGTTCCCTCAGTACTACGAGAATATCAGGAGTAGGTACTGGTCAAGACCAACAGTTACAGGAGATGTGATTGGAGTTTACCAGCCAAGCCATGAAGAGTATCAACAATTTGGGAATAACATGCACAATGTGAAAGCATGGGCAGAAATGAACCTTCTCAGCTTGTGCGATGTATTGCTGACCAGCTCATGGTCGACTTTTGGGTACATAGCTCAATCACTTGGAGGTCTGAAGCCGTGGATGCTGTATACAACAGATAGTAGAGTGAAGCATGATCCTCCTTGCCGTCAAGCCTTGTCAATGGAGCCTTGCTTCCATTTTCCACCCATTCATGACTGCCAGGCAAAGTACAAAGTTGGTAACCGCTTTGTTTTTCCTCCCTTTAACGACTGCAAGCCTCATGTCAATCTTGATGCTGAAACCAGTGATCCTGATCATGTGAAGCACTGTGAGGATGCAACTTTTGGATACAAACTGGTTGATAATGATTGA
- the LOC120005068 gene encoding probable carboxylesterase 15 codes for MQNQKRIIHDVSGWLRVYDDGSVDRTWTGPPEVKFMAEPVPPHNDFVNGVATRDVTVHDSLRVRVYLPEHEPIDGSKLPIILHFHGGGFCISQADWYMYYNTYTRLAKLSQAIIVSVFLRLAPEDRLPASINDGYSALLWLKSLSQGESHEQWLNSYGDFNRVFLIGDSSGGNIVHEVAARAGHVNLNPLRLAGAIPIHPGFVRAERSRSELERPQSPFLTLDMLDKFLSLALPVGSTKDHHITCPMGPTGAVAGFESLRMPAVLLCVAENDLIWDTEMEYYEAMKKANKDVELLINPGMTHSFYLNKIAIDTDPNTAAQTEGLLQGITEFVKKH; via the coding sequence ATGCAGAACCAAAAAAGGATCATTCACGATGTCTCTGGCTGGCTAAGAGTCTACGACGATGGCTCTGTCGACCGGACTTGGACTGGACCGCCGGAAGTCAAATTCATGGCCGAACCAGTCCCTCCACACAACGACTTTGTAAATGGAGTCGCCACTCGTGACGTCACGGTCCATGACAGTCTCCGTGTCCGGGTTTATTTACCGGAGCATGAACCAATTGacggttcaaaattgcccatAATTCTCCATTTTCATGGAGGCGGCTTTTGCATTAGCCAAGCCGATTGGTACATGTACTACAACACATACACTCGGCTTGCTAAGCTAAGCCAAGCGATAATTGTCTCGGTTTTTCTCCGGTTGGCTCCGGAAGACCGGCTCCCTGCCTCAATCAACGACGGCTACTCGGCCCTTCTCTGGCTGAAGTCGTTGTCCCAAGGCGAGTCGCACGAGCAGTGGCTGAACAGTTATGGTGACTTCAACCGTGTGTTCTTAATTGGAGATAGTTCAGGAGGGAACATAGTGCACGAAGTGGCCGCACGTGCTGGTCACGTGAATCTCAACCCGTTGAGGCTAGCCGGAGCGATTCCCATCCACCCAGGATTCGTCCGGGCGGAGCGGAGTAGGTCCGAATTGGAGAGGCCACAGTCGCCATTTTTGACACTAGACATGCTGGACAAGTTTCTGAGCCTCGCATTGCCGGTGGGGTCCACCAAGGACCACCATATTACGTGCCCGATGGGACCCACAGGGGCGGTGGCGGGGTTCGAGAGTCTGAGGATGCCGGCGGTGCTGCTCTGTGTGGCGGAGAATGACTTGATTTGGGATACGGAGATGGAGTATTACGAGGCCATGAAAAAGGCTAACAAGGATGTGGAGTTGCTGATAAATCCGGGAATGACTCACAGTTTTTACCTCAACAAGATTGCGATTGATACTGATCCAAACACAGCTGCACAAACCGAAGGACTTCTTCAAGGAATCACAGAATTTGTGAAGAAGCACTGA
- the LOC120006596 gene encoding cysteine proteinase inhibitor 12-like, producing the protein MATTLGGVHESEGVQNSAEIDGLARFAVEEHNKKENAILEFARVVKAKEQVVAGTLHHLTIEAIEAGKKKLYEATVWVKPWLNFKELQEFKHAGDASSSFTPSDLGAKKGDHGPGWKEVPVHDPQVQDAANHAVKTIQQRSNSLFPYELQEVVHAKAEVVENSVKYEMLLKVKRGDKEEKYNVEVNQNNEGGLHLNQMEPHHS; encoded by the exons ATGGCCACCACACTCGGAGGAGTTCACGAATCCGAAGGAGTACAGAATAGTGCTGAGATCGACGGCCTCGCTCGCTTCGCCGTCGAAGAGCATAACAAGAAAGAG aaTGCGATCTTGGAGTTCGCGAGGGTTGTGAAGGCGAAGGAACAAGTTGTGGCCGGAACACTGCATCATCTGACCATCGAGGCGATCGAAGCAGGGAAGAAGAAGCTGTACGAGGCGACGGTATGGGTGAAGCCGTGGTTAAACTTCAAGGAATTGCAGGAATTCAAGCACGCCGGCGATGCCTCCTCTTCGTTCACCCCCTCCGATCTTGGTGCTAAGAAAG GTGATCATGGTCCTGGATGGAAAGAGGTACCAGTTCATGATCCCCAGGTCCAAGATGCAGCAAATCATGCAGTGAAGACAATCCAGCAGAGGTCGAACTCGCTGTTCCCTTATGAACTTCAAGAGGTTGTTCATGCAAAGGCTGAG GTGGTTGAGAATTCTGTGAAATATGAGATGCTGTTGAAGGTGAAGAGGGGAGACAAAGAAGAGAAATACAATGTTGAGGTGAACCAGAACAATGAAGGTGGACTCCATCTTAACCAGATGGAGCCTCACCACTCCTAG